Genomic segment of Nocardiopsis mwathae:
GTCCGGTGAGCGGGTGCCCTCGGGGTAGATGCCCAGCAGCTCGCCCCGCTCCAGCACTTTGAGCCCGGCACGCAGTGCCGCCTCGCTGGCCTTTCCGCCCGCGCGGTCGATCGGAATCGCGCCGGCCCCGCGGAAGAACAGCCGGGCGATCGCGCCCTTGGCTCCGCTTCCGGTGAAGTAGTCCGACTTGGCGATGAAGTTGATCTTGCGTGGAACCGGCAGGGGGCCGAAGAAATGGTCGGCGACCGAGAGGTGATTTCCGACCATGATCGCCGGCCCGTGCAGTGGGACGTGTTCGACCCCCTCAGCCCTGGGCTGCCACAACACCGCCAGTATCGGCCCCAGGACCAGCTTGAGAAGCCAGTAGATCACCGCAGGTCACCTCACCCGTCACCCGAGTTTTTCCCCGATGACCCTATCCGGAACCCCGACCGGATACCCGCAGCGGACGGCAGTGCTGCCGCCGTGCCGCCGACCTGAGCACCGGAGCGGAATCCTCCGGCAGCGGATAATCGGACTGCTCCCTCTTTCCTGTTTTCCTCGACGTCGAAGGTGAATTTCAATTCCAACCAGAGGAATTCGGCGTTTTCATCGTCGTCTCGGGACCCGCGGGCGAGCCAGGGGCATGTGCCTACGCGGCCTCGCGGGCCGCGGCCTGGAGGAAGCCCGACAGCGACTCCCGTGTCGTGCGCAGCGCATCCATGCGCGCGTCGATGGCGCCGAGCTCGCGGCGCAGGGTCGCCAGCAGGTTCGGGCAGGGCTCCAGCGTCGGCACCTCGCCCCGGGCGCACGGCAGCACGTCCTTGATGACCTGGGTCGACAGCCCGGCCGCCAGAAGCGCGCGGATCTGGTGGACCGTGGCGACCGCGCCATCGCCGTAAGAGCGGTATCCGTTGGGCAGCCGCTCGGCGTCCAGCAGTCCCTGCTCCTCGTAATAGCGCAGCAGCCGGGTGCTGACCCCGGTGCGCCTCGACAGTTCCCCGATCCGCATGCGCCCACCTCGACTTGACCTTCACACCGGTGTGAAACCCTAGCCTCCCCTCATGACCACACAGCCGCAGGGGCTCTCCCTGCACGACATCAGCCTGTCCGCCACAACGCTGGGCAGCGGCCCCGGCCTGCTGCTCGCCCACGGCGCGACCGGGTGGGTGGACGCCAACTTCGGACCGATCCTCGGCGACCTCGCCCGCCACCGCACCGTCGTCGCGCCCGACTACCCGGGCTCGGGCTCCACGCCGCGCGCCGCCGGCCCGCTCGACCTGGACACGCTCGCCGACCGCCTCGTGGCCGCCGCCGTCGAGGCAGGGCTGGAGCGGTTCGCCTTGCTCGGATACTCCATGGGCACGATGGTCGCGGTGCGCGCCGCCGCCCGGCACCCCGAACGGGTCACCGCCCTCGTCCTGACCGCGGGACTGGCCTACCCGCTCCCGCACGCGCGGCGGATCTTCGACGGCTGGCACACCGAGATGGCAGGCACCGAGCTCCCGCCGGAGCGGGCCGGCGCCTTGGAGCAGATCGAGCTGCTCCAGCGGGCGGACACGCGCGGCGACCTGCCGGGAATCGCCGCTCCGACGCTGGTGATCGCGACCATGGCCGACGACCTGGTGTCCCCCGACCATTCCGATGTCCTGGCCGAGGCGATCCCGGGTGCCCAGCGGGCCGAGCTGGACTGCGGGCACCTGGTCGCCGAGGATGCCCCGAAGGAGTGGGCGCGTCTGGTCACCGGTTTCCTGGACCGGGTGGTGCCGGTCTCCGGATAGCCGACGGGGGAGCCCCGGCTTGCGGGGCGACCGCGCTTCGGCTCGACGCGCTCCTGGACGGGCGGTCCTCAGCGCTGTCCCCGGCGGAGGCGGCCCTGCTGCGCGAGTGGCTGCGCCGTCTGGCCGCCGATGACGGGAAGAGCGGCGAGGAACGGCGGTGACGGCTCGCTCGCCCCTGCTCCCGGCCCGCTTCCGATGGCGCGAGGTCAGTGGGCGCTGGACGGGCGCGACCGGGCGGTGGGCGCCAGAGCGCAGTCGCCGCACTTGGCGCAGCCGGGGATGCGGTAGTACAGGCAGCAGGTCGAGCGGGTGAAGGACGGCGTCCCGGCGTCCGGCCGGGAGAAGGCGCCGAGCCCGGCCAGGGGGCTGCGGCGCATCAGGGCCTCGCCCAGATCCAGGGCCGCATCGGCGTGCCGCGGCCGGCCGTGGGCCAGCTGAAGGACCGTTCCGGCCAGTGAGGATGCCGCGTTGCCCCACAGCAGCCGCAGCGCGACCTTGACCTGGGCGCGCACGGCCGCGCCGGTCGGGTCGAGCACGCCCTGAATGACCCGGTCGTGCACGAACCGGGCCGCGGCCTCAGGCCCGGAGCCCCCCGGGGCGTCGAGTCCGGGGCCTGCGCCCAGCGCGAAGACCAGTGGTCCGGTGCGTGCGGGGCGCCACCGCAGCGACGCGGGGTCGGGGGAGCGGCCGTGGCACAGGGCCGCGGCGATGACCGGCGACAGCAGCCGGGAGGCCAGTCCCTGATAGAGGATCGACGCGGCGACCCGGGGCTCCACGGCGTCGAGGCCGACCCCCGCACGCGCGGCCAGCCTGCCGCGCACGTCGGCGATCTCGGCGGCCAGCAGGTCCGGCTGCCGCCACAGGGCGGAGACGGGCACCCAGCCGTCTCCGGCGGGCACCGGTTCGACCGCGAAGAAGGGGTTGATCGTGCCGATGTCGCGGAGTACCGCGCGGAGCGTGAGATCAGTCATCGGCTTCATTCTCGTCGATACCGGCAGGCGGCCGGAGACCGGGTGGGGCGGCCCCGCTCCCCACCCCTCCCGGCCTGCGCGACCGCCTGTGGTGCGGGGCCGAGACGGCCCCGCACCGCGAGCCGCCGGGCCCCCGTCGCCACTCCCCGCCCTACCGGTGGCACCGGGAAGAGAAAGGGAGAAACGGACAGGGGAATCCTCCGACGAGCGCCCGCCCGGTCGCGCTCAGTTGCACTTCTTCCAGGAGAAGTGGTACGTGGTCATGATGCTGCCGTCGGTGGAGTCCATCGCCATGAAGCTGGTGGTCCGCGGGTCGGAGGTTCCCGCGTTCACCCGGAGTTCGGTGTTGATATTGAAGTTGCGTATCGCGTTGCAGGGCGCATACACGTGCACCCCGGTCGTGTCTCCGAACTGCCAGTTGTCCGCGTGCGGGCCGCGGA
This window contains:
- a CDS encoding MerR family transcriptional regulator — its product is MRIGELSRRTGVSTRLLRYYEEQGLLDAERLPNGYRSYGDGAVATVHQIRALLAAGLSTQVIKDVLPCARGEVPTLEPCPNLLATLRRELGAIDARMDALRTTRESLSGFLQAAAREAA
- a CDS encoding alpha/beta fold hydrolase, with amino-acid sequence MTTQPQGLSLHDISLSATTLGSGPGLLLAHGATGWVDANFGPILGDLARHRTVVAPDYPGSGSTPRAAGPLDLDTLADRLVAAAVEAGLERFALLGYSMGTMVAVRAAARHPERVTALVLTAGLAYPLPHARRIFDGWHTEMAGTELPPERAGALEQIELLQRADTRGDLPGIAAPTLVIATMADDLVSPDHSDVLAEAIPGAQRAELDCGHLVAEDAPKEWARLVTGFLDRVVPVSG
- a CDS encoding (2Fe-2S)-binding protein, encoding MTDLTLRAVLRDIGTINPFFAVEPVPAGDGWVPVSALWRQPDLLAAEIADVRGRLAARAGVGLDAVEPRVAASILYQGLASRLLSPVIAAALCHGRSPDPASLRWRPARTGPLVFALGAGPGLDAPGGSGPEAAARFVHDRVIQGVLDPTGAAVRAQVKVALRLLWGNAASSLAGTVLQLAHGRPRHADAALDLGEALMRRSPLAGLGAFSRPDAGTPSFTRSTCCLYYRIPGCAKCGDCALAPTARSRPSSAH